The Alkalihalobacillus sp. LMS6 genomic interval AATGATAATCTCTCCACTATTTGTGTAAAGTAGCGGCAACCGTGTTTCATTATAAGGACTATCAATATATGGATCTTCATCGTATCCTAAAGCGCTAAAATCAAGCGCAAACAAATTGTGATCAAGCGCTTCTTTAATCGGCGCGTATGTATGTTCTCGTCGATAATCATTAATTCGTTGCGTCAATGTATTGATTTCATTCATCACACGGACATCGATCACTTTCACTTCTGGCTCCTCTTCGACATTAACTAACACATATTGATAGACACCACCATTTTCAAACGATGATCCTGGTGCCTCCTGCATATATGTAGGAATTAGCTGCCGAAAATCGATGACGTAGCGCTGATACAAGTTCGTATCCTCATCAAATGTATTGATAGGCAATACGCCTGTATCTTCTTGAAATTGTTGAACAGCTGTTTGAACACTAGCCATTTGATCTGCATAAGGAACTTGATTTTCTGCACGTTCTTGATCAGGCAGCATGCAACCGCTTAAAAAAATGACGATACAAGCAGCGCTAAGAAACGAAAATACCTTCATGCTATATTACCCCTTTATCTCATAAAGTTTGACGTTGGCCCACCTAAAACGATATAAGCGACAATCAGACCAGCCACGACCATACAGATAAATGAAAACGATAAAACAATTTTAGACAAAATTCCGCTCAATCGCGTTCTCGCTAAAAAAGCTGTTCCAGCGGAAACAAACATTAAAATAATTCCAGCGAACGATATGTACATATTTAACATTGCTAAAGACATTGCTACACCTCACTTATCTTTCCCATCTTACTAATTATAGCACAATCAAAACCACCACAACAGTTAAAAAGCTAGACAGGAGTGGGGCTCTCCTCTCTAGCTTGACTAAATCCTTTTTTTCTTGCCCTGATAATAGTAGGTGTTCTATTGCAGTATATGCAGGCTTCGAAATTTTGTTTGGATGTTTGACTATTTTTCTAGTTTTTGTTGTTAAACATTTTTGTTAACGACGACAAATCAGATGGCATATTATTATTCAAAATCGCAGCGACAATTTGGTCTTCTTTCTCTTTTGAAACAGGTTTGTTCGCCATCGCCGCTACACGGCTAATTAAGTCGCGTAAGGTTGCTTCATCTTTTAAATTGGATTGACTAACAGAGTTCGCGAGCTTAAGTAACTCATCAGGTCGAACTTTCGTGTTTTTTTGGACTTGATCGAAAAACGAATCATTTTTCTTAAACATCCAATCCCTCCTCATGCTTACGTTCCTTTTATCGTATGCAGGAGGCAGAAAAATGGTGCAAACGTGGAGTTTAATTCAAATGATACAGTTCTTCCACTTCATTTCGCTTCACTCGGCCCATTAAATCTTCTGCCGCTTTCACAGGATCAATGCCTTTAAATAAAACAGAGTAAAGTGCCGCTGTTAAAGGCATATTGATTTCTTCTTTAGTTGCGAGTTCGTACGCTGCTTGCGTTGTACGTATCCCTTCTACAACCATGCCCATCTCTTCAAGAACTTGATCCATCGACATCCCTTTTCCTAACATATGTCCTGCGCGCCAATTACGAGAATGAACGCTCGTACACGTCACAATTAAATCCCCAAGACCTGTTAACCCTGAAAAAGTCAACGGTTGTGCCCCCATATGAACACCTAATCGAGCGATTTCCGTTAACCCTCTTGTCATAATTGCCGCTTTCGTATTATCGCCGTAACCTAAGCCGTTTGTTACGCCACAAATTAACGCAATAATGTTTTTTAAAGCGCCACCAATTTCAACGCCGATTAAATCTGGATTGGTGTAGACTCTAAATTGTTGGTTCATAAATAACCCTTGCGCATAAGCGGCAGCATCTTCCTTCTGTGAAGCAACGGTTACGGTTGTTGGCTGTCGTAACGCCACTTCTTCCGCATGGCTTGGGCCAGATATCACCGTGATCGAAGCGATCTTGTCTGAATCTTTCGCTTCCTCTTCAATGACTTCTGATACCCGTTTATATGTAGAAGGTTCAATTCCTTTACTTGCGTGAATCACAGGCACAGCTTTCTCCAATACGGGTAATAATTCTTGAACCGTCTCTCGCATTGCTTTTGAAGGCACAGCGAGTAGCACCGCATCAACATCCTTCACCGCATCTTTCATTTGATGATAAGCGTGAAGATGTTTAGGTAGCTCGACGTTACGTAAATACTTTTCATTCGTATGGTGCGTATTTATTTCTTCTACTTGTTCTTGTCTTCTCGCCACTAAGCGTACATCATGACCATTATCAGCAAGAACAATCGCTAGGGCTGTGCCCCAGCTTCCTGCTCCGACTACGGCAATCGTTTGTTTCAACTTGAATCACTCCTTAAGCATGCTTTCTACCAATTTTATTCTCAGTCCCTGACATGAGACGACTCACGTTAGTACGGTGGCGCCAAAGCGACATCAACGCCAAAACGACTGTAAACAAGCTGTATTCAACCGGATAGGTAAAACTTGGAATAAGTAAAAGGATTCCTAAAGCAACAGGTGTTAAAATAGCAAATAATAGAGATCCGAGCGATACATACCTCGTAATAAAAATACTTGCAATGGCAATTACGCCAGCGAGAAGCGACGGGAGAAACACAAGGGTTGCCAATACACCAATCGATGTAGCAACACCTTTCCCACCTCGAAAACCAAAATAAATTGGCCAATTATGCCCTAGGATGGCGGCTAACCCTGCCAATACATGCACAAGCGCAGCATCCGTTATGAGCATCGCACTGACAACGGGTAAAATTCCTTTTCCCACATCAAGTAAAAGGACCGAAACAGCTGGACCCACTCCAAGCACGCGCAATGTGTTGGTGGCGCCAGCGTTTCCACTTCCTTCTTTACGAATATCAATTTTCTTGATCTTCTTGGCAATCAAGTAGCTAAAGCTTACTGAACCAAGTAAATAACTTAATCCTACAATTAAAACCGTCGTGATAATCATGTGTTTCCCCCTCTACACATCATTAATCATTTTTTTTACGTGAAATAATATGAATCGGCGTGCCTTCAAAATCGAATGTTGCACGTAAACGATTTTCAAGAAAACGACGATATGAGAAGTGCATTAACTCCGGTTCATTCACAAAAAATACAAACGTCGGCGGCTGAACCGCTACTTGCGTCACATAGTTAATCTTGAGACGCTTTCCTTTATCCGTTGGTGTTGGATTCATGGCTACCGCATCCATAATCATATCGTTTAATACATGCGTCGGCACACGAAGATGATGATTCTCTGACACTCTTTTTACTTCAGGTAACAATAAATGGAGACGTTGCGTTGTTTTAGCAGATAAGAAAACAATCGGTGCATACGAAAGAAACTGAAACTCTTGACGAATGTCTTCAACAAAGTTCTGCATCGTCTTATGATCTTTTTCAATAGCATCCCATTTGTTTACAACAATCACAACAGCTCGACCAGCTTCATGTCCATAACCTGCGATTTTTTTATCTTGTTCAATAATACCTTCTTCACCATTAATCACGACCAAGACGACATCAGACCGCTCAATTGCTTTTAACGAACGCATTACGCTATACTTCTCTGTCGCTTCATACACTTTACCTCGTTTGCGCATGCCTGCCGTATCGATGACCACATATTCTTGCTCATCTTTTGTAAACGTTGTGTCAATTGCATCTCGTGTTGTGCCTGGAATTTGGCTCACGATCACGCGTTCTTCACCAAGAAGTGCGTTCACAAGTGAAGATTTCCCGACATTTGGTCGGCCAATTAACGCCATTTTTATCGCGTCTTCTCCGTATGGGACTTCTAAATCCGTAGGGAAATGTTGCGCGACTTCATCAAGTAGATCGCCTAACCCTAATCCGTGTGCCCCTGAAATTGGGAATGGCTCGCCAATTCCTAACGCATAAAATTCATACAGTTGATCTCTCATTTCAGGATTGTCCACTTTGTTGACGCCTAAAACAACAGGCTTCTTTGAGCGAAACAGCATATTAACCACTTCTTGATCGGCTGCTGTAATTCCTTCTTTTGCGCTTACTAAGAAAATAATGACATGAGCCTCTTCTATTGCAATCTCTGCTTGATGACGCATTTGCGTAAGCAACGGTTCGTCTCCAAGTTCAATTCCACCTGTATCAATTATATTAAATTCATGGTTTAACCATTCCGCATTATTATAAAGACGATCTCGAGTTACACCTGGCATATCTTCAACAATAGCAACTCGTTCCCCGACAATTCGGTTAAAGATCGTTGACTTTCCTACGTTTGGTCTTCCAACGATTGCAACGACTGGTTTTGTCACAATCTCACACCCTTCCTACATCGTACATCAAAAATTTTTGTCTAACTCAATTAGTTTACTAAACTCATGCATGCTTGTCTATCCTATTTCCAAACGGTTTAGGACGGAAGTATCGTTCGATTGTACGTTTTTCAACCCATTGAATACTATACATCATTGCAGAAACCCCAATGCTTAACGCACAAGCGAGGGCAAGTAGATCCCAAAAAGCAAATGAGCCAATTGAAACAGGCCATTCACTTGCTTGACGAATTTGATTCAATATCTCTCCATGAATCATTCCGATTCCAAGTACAACCGTGCGAATTGGACGTCGAATAAGCAAGACTGCTAAGATAAATGAAGGCACCACTTGGACCAGAAACGGCCCGACTGATAAAATAATCGGATCCATTTGAATAAACGCTTGCGTGCTTACATGGACCGTCGCAATGAGTATAGACACGAATATCGAATACGCTAATTGTGCTATTGGCAATCTTCCAATTACAGCATAGCAACAAATAAGGAAGAAAAAGAGGCCAAAATTAACGGTATAAGGACCGAACGTCCAATTTAATGGCGCAAAAATAAGGACAGTTAACAAAATGACACTAAAAATTGCTCGCGGAGCTGTTTTTGGCATGAAGAACGTCACAATCCCCCAAAACATCCATCCGAGCCAGTAAAAATAAAATCCCTCCATCGTCAATCACCTCTACATGATTATGGACGGAAATCTACTAAAATAGACGTCTACTTTTACAATTAAGCAAATTGGTGAGGTAAATAGACGACTGAACCGGTGTTCGCTAAGAACCAAAACAAAAAAACTCCATGTATGGATCCATACATGGAGTTCTCGTAAGCATCTTTTTAGTCTACATTTTACTAACGATATTTTTTCAGTTGATCACCAATCATATCAGCTAGAGAAAATCCTGAAGATTCTTCTTGGTGTTCTTTTTCATACGCCTTTGTTTGGCTGCGAGTCTCGTCTTCTTGTGCTTCTCGAATACTAAGCGAAATCCGATTATCGACTTCGTTCACTTCAAGAATTTTCACTTTAACAGTTTCGCCGACTTCTAAAACTTCCGCTGGGTTTCCAATATGACGTGTTGAAATTTGTGAAATGTGCACAAGTCCTTCAACACCAGGCAATACTTCAACAAAAGCACCAAAGTTAACGAGTCGTTTCACTTTACCAGAGACCACTTCATTTACGTTTAACGTGGAACCAACATTTGCCCAAGGCCCAGGTAATGTTTCTTTAATAGATAGGGAGATTCGCTCGTTATCAATGTCAACCGAAAGCACTTTCACGGTTACCGTATCGCCTTCACTTAAAACATCCTGAGGGCTTTCGACTCTTTCATGGGCAATTTGCGAGATGTGAACTAAACCATCAACACCGCCAATATCTACGAATGCCCCGAATGTCGCTAAGCGTTGTACCGTTCCAGATAATGTGGAGCCGACTTCAATCGATTGTAGCGTTTGTTTTTTCTTGTGCTCAACTTCATCTTCTTGCACAGCGCGTTGAGATAGAATTAGCTTGTTATTGTCTTTATCTAATTCAATGACTTTTACTCGAAGTGTTTCTCCTTCGTAACTTGAGAAATCTTCAACAAAGTGTCGTTCTACATGTGAAGCAGGTACAAATCCTCTTACACCTAAATCAACAACGAGTCCACCTTTTACAATTTCAGCGACAACAGCTTCAATCACTTCATCTTTGCGCTGCACATCTTCAAGCATTTGCCATGCTTTTTCTGCTTGTACTGCTTTTTTTGATAAAATTAATTCATCATCTTCCACTTTCGTAACTTGGAGCTCTACTTCGTCGTTTACAGCAATCACATCGCCAGCTTTCTCGATATGCAAAGTAGCCAATTCACTAATTGGAACAATTCCATCCACTTTAAATCCTACATCCACAAAAACTTGCTTGTCTTCCACTTTTGTGACCGTACCTTTTACAAGGTCTCCTACTGAAAATACATTCATTTCTTCAGCCATTAAGTTCTCCTCCTTTTATCATTTACACGTAACACGTTTTATGTTCGTCATATGAGAGCATCACGTATTACTGATGCGTATCTTTAAGCTGCTGAATTTCAGTCATAATTTTCTCGGTAATGTCTTTCGCTGAAACACGTTCTATCCGGTAAGCTTCCATATCAATCGGTTTCCCATATACCATGATCACACGTTTGCGAAATTTATACGGTCCAATAATGACGCACGGTACAACATAAGCGTCGCTTTTCCCTGCAAAAAATCCAGCTCCTGCTAACCCATTCCCGATTTCACCTGTTTTGGAACGTGTTCCTTCAGGAAATAATCCAACCATGTCGCCTTGCTTCAAAATCTTCAGTGCCGTTCGTAATGATTCTCGATCACTACCTCCTCGCTTTACAGGAAACGCACCTAGACCGTTTAATAATTTTCCAACACCTGGCTTATCAAACAATTCTTTTTTTGCCATGTAGCGCACTTGCCTGTTAATGAAGGCACCTAAAAGAGGCGGATCAAAATTGCTAATATGATTGGAGCAAAGAAGGACGCCGCCTTCTTCAGGAATGTTTTCTTTTCCTCTAATCTCTACTTTAAATAGCAGTCGTAGTACGAACCGACACACTGCTTGTCCAAACCGATACAGCTTCATTAAATAGAGTGCTCCTTTACAAAATCGAGAATCGCATCCGTTACTTGGTTTATATCCATTTTCGTCGTATCTAAAACACGCGCATCGTCCGCTTTTTTTAATGGCGCGAATGCACGGCTTGAATCAAGCTCATCTCTTTTTTCAATATCCCGCTTGATATCTTCTAAATTAGACTGAAGGCCTTTATTTATTTGTTCCGAATGGCGACGTTTCGCACGCTCGTCAACGGAGGCGGTTAGGAAAATTTTTACATCGGCTTTTGGCAGTACATGCGTACCAATATCACGTCCATCAAGCACGGCATGTTTTTCACTAGCTAACTTTTGTTGTTTTTCCATCATATTTAAACGTACTTGCTTATAGCTTGATACAAGTGATACGTTTTGATTTACTTTATTTGAACGAATGTCTTCCGTTATGTCTTCTCCATTCCAAAAAACGGTTGTGCCTGTTGACGATGGCGAAAGTTCTAATTCACTCTCCATTAAAAGGTTGTTTAACGCCTTTTCATCGTATAAATCAACATTTGTAGCTAAAGCAGCTTGCGTTAATGCTCGATACATCGCTCCTGTATCAATATACAAAAAACCTAGTTTCTCAGCTACTTTTTTTGCTACTGTACTTTTCCCTGCCCCTGCAGGACCATCAATTGCTACATTAAAACTCGTCATTCATTCTTCACACACTTTCTTTTAAAACTTGTCATCTCATGCGCCAATTTTGGCTAAAAGCGCTGCTCCTATTATCTCATATTTTCAAAAGATGGCAAGCATCGCTTCAACGAAAAAACCCTCGCATGACTAAGCGAGGGCCCTTACTTTATGAAACATCGTAATCCGGTTCTGTGTCTTTCATTCGTTCTACTTTTTCTTCATTCCCGTTCGTTGCATTAATAAAGATTCGATACGTATCATTGTCTTTTGTTCCATAAAATTCATAGACGAGCACATCTTCGTTGATGTCATTTTCAATAATCGCGATGTGGTCCTCCATTACGTCAATATGAGGATTGATCATCGCCTGTGCTTCTTCTTTTGTTAC includes:
- a CDS encoding DUF2768 domain-containing protein, coding for MSLAMLNMYISFAGIILMFVSAGTAFLARTRLSGILSKIVLSFSFICMVVAGLIVAYIVLGGPTSNFMR
- a CDS encoding stage VI sporulation protein F gives rise to the protein MFKKNDSFFDQVQKNTKVRPDELLKLANSVSQSNLKDEATLRDLISRVAAMANKPVSKEKEDQIVAAILNNNMPSDLSSLTKMFNNKN
- a CDS encoding NAD(P)H-dependent glycerol-3-phosphate dehydrogenase, giving the protein MKQTIAVVGAGSWGTALAIVLADNGHDVRLVARRQEQVEEINTHHTNEKYLRNVELPKHLHAYHQMKDAVKDVDAVLLAVPSKAMRETVQELLPVLEKAVPVIHASKGIEPSTYKRVSEVIEEEAKDSDKIASITVISGPSHAEEVALRQPTTVTVASQKEDAAAYAQGLFMNQQFRVYTNPDLIGVEIGGALKNIIALICGVTNGLGYGDNTKAAIMTRGLTEIARLGVHMGAQPLTFSGLTGLGDLIVTCTSVHSRNWRAGHMLGKGMSMDQVLEEMGMVVEGIRTTQAAYELATKEEINMPLTAALYSVLFKGIDPVKAAEDLMGRVKRNEVEELYHLN
- the plsY gene encoding glycerol-3-phosphate 1-O-acyltransferase PlsY, which encodes MIITTVLIVGLSYLLGSVSFSYLIAKKIKKIDIRKEGSGNAGATNTLRVLGVGPAVSVLLLDVGKGILPVVSAMLITDAALVHVLAGLAAILGHNWPIYFGFRGGKGVATSIGVLATLVFLPSLLAGVIAIASIFITRYVSLGSLLFAILTPVALGILLLIPSFTYPVEYSLFTVVLALMSLWRHRTNVSRLMSGTENKIGRKHA
- the der gene encoding ribosome biogenesis GTPase Der, producing the protein MTKPVVAIVGRPNVGKSTIFNRIVGERVAIVEDMPGVTRDRLYNNAEWLNHEFNIIDTGGIELGDEPLLTQMRHQAEIAIEEAHVIIFLVSAKEGITAADQEVVNMLFRSKKPVVLGVNKVDNPEMRDQLYEFYALGIGEPFPISGAHGLGLGDLLDEVAQHFPTDLEVPYGEDAIKMALIGRPNVGKSSLVNALLGEERVIVSQIPGTTRDAIDTTFTKDEQEYVVIDTAGMRKRGKVYEATEKYSVMRSLKAIERSDVVLVVINGEEGIIEQDKKIAGYGHEAGRAVVIVVNKWDAIEKDHKTMQNFVEDIRQEFQFLSYAPIVFLSAKTTQRLHLLLPEVKRVSENHHLRVPTHVLNDMIMDAVAMNPTPTDKGKRLKINYVTQVAVQPPTFVFFVNEPELMHFSYRRFLENRLRATFDFEGTPIHIISRKKND
- the rpsA gene encoding 30S ribosomal protein S1, translated to MAEEMNVFSVGDLVKGTVTKVEDKQVFVDVGFKVDGIVPISELATLHIEKAGDVIAVNDEVELQVTKVEDDELILSKKAVQAEKAWQMLEDVQRKDEVIEAVVAEIVKGGLVVDLGVRGFVPASHVERHFVEDFSSYEGETLRVKVIELDKDNNKLILSQRAVQEDEVEHKKKQTLQSIEVGSTLSGTVQRLATFGAFVDIGGVDGLVHISQIAHERVESPQDVLSEGDTVTVKVLSVDIDNERISLSIKETLPGPWANVGSTLNVNEVVSGKVKRLVNFGAFVEVLPGVEGLVHISQISTRHIGNPAEVLEVGETVKVKILEVNEVDNRISLSIREAQEDETRSQTKAYEKEHQEESSGFSLADMIGDQLKKYR
- a CDS encoding 1-acyl-sn-glycerol-3-phosphate acyltransferase encodes the protein MKLYRFGQAVCRFVLRLLFKVEIRGKENIPEEGGVLLCSNHISNFDPPLLGAFINRQVRYMAKKELFDKPGVGKLLNGLGAFPVKRGGSDRESLRTALKILKQGDMVGLFPEGTRSKTGEIGNGLAGAGFFAGKSDAYVVPCVIIGPYKFRKRVIMVYGKPIDMEAYRIERVSAKDITEKIMTEIQQLKDTHQ
- the cmk gene encoding (d)CMP kinase; the encoded protein is MTSFNVAIDGPAGAGKSTVAKKVAEKLGFLYIDTGAMYRALTQAALATNVDLYDEKALNNLLMESELELSPSSTGTTVFWNGEDITEDIRSNKVNQNVSLVSSYKQVRLNMMEKQQKLASEKHAVLDGRDIGTHVLPKADVKIFLTASVDERAKRRHSEQINKGLQSNLEDIKRDIEKRDELDSSRAFAPLKKADDARVLDTTKMDINQVTDAILDFVKEHSI